In Candidatus Bathyarchaeia archaeon, the genomic window GCTTCCACAGGTAGTAGGTTGCCTCGCTGATGCCTGCTTTGCGACAGACCTCTTCCACCCGCGCTCCGGCTTCCACCTGCCGCAACACCGCCACGATCTGCTCCTCCGTGTGACCCTCTTGGGCATCGTC contains:
- a CDS encoding transposase; the encoded protein is MRGKFGRNSSGGDEDDAQEGHTEEQIVAVLRQVEAGARVEEVCRKAGISEATYYLWK